A window of Tumebacillus sp. BK434 contains these coding sequences:
- a CDS encoding ABC transporter permease, producing the protein MWQYDLEQAWRSVVRRPLLSLLITMSLLAGLVLPAVNFGLFSSTYDQLMKRFFIGDSLYQTNLQIGPSLYYDQAEPTRKKLAALSGVTAVAIESNAIFTADTDKAISGVPVTWATEDLLALRGVDRELQERLFRQPNQLLLTPKYANILFPFESDPVGQQVYLAGEAFTVAGLIPHDGMFPVIDAAHGPLSGRFPVAMEIILQVEGEPKPVLAAAEGVLRGLNSGFIWRTYEDVVGEQMSGHYSSLLISLVLCALLLLFTLLNTVSFLIYKYEKEQQKWAIAYTFGATHQNLQRQVYGETLICSLAALGLLVPVLWLLQQLLSRFGLAIRLSPAVFGGLILMVLLTAGALGWLALRRIKRNDLLQALRG; encoded by the coding sequence ATGTGGCAGTATGACTTGGAGCAGGCATGGCGCTCCGTCGTCAGGCGGCCGCTGCTTTCTCTGCTCATCACGATGTCGCTATTGGCCGGGCTTGTCCTGCCTGCTGTGAACTTCGGCTTGTTTTCCAGCACGTATGATCAGTTGATGAAACGCTTTTTCATCGGGGACAGCCTCTACCAGACGAATCTGCAAATCGGGCCGTCGCTTTATTACGATCAGGCGGAACCGACTCGGAAAAAGCTGGCCGCACTGTCCGGCGTGACCGCTGTGGCGATCGAGAGCAACGCCATATTTACGGCCGATACCGACAAGGCGATCAGCGGCGTGCCGGTCACCTGGGCTACTGAAGATCTGCTTGCGCTGCGCGGAGTCGACCGGGAGTTGCAGGAGCGATTGTTTCGGCAGCCGAATCAGCTGTTGCTTACCCCTAAATATGCGAACATTCTGTTTCCATTTGAGTCAGACCCGGTGGGGCAGCAGGTCTATCTTGCGGGTGAAGCGTTTACCGTGGCCGGACTGATCCCGCATGACGGAATGTTTCCGGTGATCGATGCTGCACACGGGCCGCTATCCGGCCGCTTTCCCGTCGCGATGGAGATCATTCTACAGGTGGAAGGGGAGCCGAAACCGGTGCTCGCGGCGGCGGAGGGTGTGCTGCGCGGGTTGAATTCCGGTTTTATCTGGCGGACCTATGAGGATGTGGTGGGTGAGCAGATGTCGGGGCATTACTCAAGTCTATTGATCTCGCTGGTCTTATGCGCTCTGTTGCTTCTCTTCACCTTGCTCAACACCGTCTCGTTTCTGATCTACAAATACGAAAAAGAACAGCAGAAGTGGGCGATAGCCTATACGTTCGGCGCCACGCACCAGAATCTGCAGCGTCAGGTGTATGGGGAGACGCTGATCTGCTCGCTGGCAGCACTCGGCTTGCTGGTGCCGGTGCTCTGGCTGCTGCAGCAGCTGTTGAGCCGTTTCGGGCTTGCCATCCGCCTGTCCCCGGCGGTCTTTGGCGGCTTGATTCTGATGGTGCTGCTCACCGCAGGCGCGCTCGGCTGGCTGGCGTTGCGCAGGATCAAACGCAATGATCTGCTGCAAGCGCTCAGGGGGTGA
- a CDS encoding LodA/GoxA family CTQ-dependent oxidase: MTTAKIVKCAIHPAIGIARVGNSPDQYFIGPEVPGILDSPAAGYKDEHGRIKRQAARFRIYGLDSAGNVVRELSMTDNDVDSISWTVHLANKKAAWYNFDLALDIPVAAELKSNLRNSYLQTPEERAKLIIDPGSRTLSAPNEQARFDTGTFQDTKVELGEIFTDSTGHLVVLGGFGHSSSPDGSDVYTFANNDGWHDDTSDGPVSARVVIDGEELEVEPAWVIVAPPDFAPGIYGVVTMYDIALEAAHSLHPVPIEVSFAKHILPIFTRFSLTQWVNEGFYREFGYKAPWDFLNPELLQHLADPSAEMRPLRQEIFEKFRHPSYEKMERDAWPPVYGDGMDVPAYNPRNWLTMTRLQYAWLEQWAQGNFISDYSETAAAPAQRLEDLPLADRPHALDEAALEWALGGAFHPGCEATWPMRILSLYSAPFRIKHAPPGKREDFGPVLTAEIALGADGPLSGGSLPGDLTRWMAVPWQTDTASCRSGYEPKINKYLPTFWPARVPNHVLSEENYKIVMNENLTMPERQDAFDTRTDWLEAFPSSTKNLNRFVEDWYKVGVIVRQDGPADTKRFPSSIHVEMGNELKTK, from the coding sequence TTGACGACCGCGAAGATTGTGAAGTGCGCCATTCACCCTGCGATCGGAATTGCCCGCGTCGGGAACAGCCCTGATCAATATTTTATCGGTCCGGAAGTCCCGGGCATCCTCGATTCCCCTGCTGCAGGCTACAAAGACGAGCATGGCCGCATCAAGCGCCAAGCTGCCCGCTTCCGCATTTACGGGCTGGACAGCGCAGGCAATGTGGTGCGCGAACTCTCCATGACGGACAACGATGTCGATTCCATCTCCTGGACCGTGCATCTGGCCAATAAAAAAGCTGCCTGGTACAACTTCGATCTCGCCCTTGACATCCCCGTCGCCGCCGAGCTCAAGTCCAACCTGCGCAACAGCTATCTGCAAACGCCGGAAGAGCGCGCCAAACTGATCATCGACCCCGGTTCGCGCACGCTGAGCGCACCGAACGAACAGGCACGCTTCGACACTGGCACCTTCCAAGACACGAAAGTCGAGCTTGGCGAGATCTTCACCGACTCGACCGGCCATCTGGTCGTGCTCGGAGGGTTCGGCCATTCCAGCTCCCCCGACGGCAGCGACGTTTACACGTTTGCCAACAACGACGGCTGGCATGATGACACCTCTGACGGTCCGGTCAGCGCTCGGGTGGTCATCGACGGGGAAGAGCTCGAAGTCGAACCGGCTTGGGTGATCGTCGCCCCGCCCGATTTCGCGCCGGGCATCTACGGCGTGGTCACGATGTATGACATCGCGCTGGAGGCGGCGCACAGCCTGCATCCTGTGCCGATCGAAGTCTCGTTTGCCAAACACATTCTGCCGATCTTCACACGCTTTTCGCTCACCCAATGGGTCAACGAAGGCTTCTACCGCGAATTTGGCTACAAGGCGCCGTGGGATTTCCTCAACCCGGAACTGCTGCAGCATCTGGCCGACCCGTCTGCTGAGATGCGTCCGCTGCGCCAGGAAATTTTTGAAAAGTTCCGTCACCCCAGCTATGAAAAAATGGAACGGGACGCGTGGCCGCCCGTCTACGGCGACGGCATGGACGTTCCGGCGTACAACCCGCGCAACTGGTTGACGATGACCCGTTTGCAGTACGCATGGCTGGAACAGTGGGCGCAAGGCAATTTTATCTCCGATTATTCCGAGACGGCCGCTGCCCCGGCGCAGCGGCTTGAAGATCTCCCGCTGGCCGACCGGCCGCACGCTCTGGACGAAGCGGCGCTGGAATGGGCTCTGGGCGGCGCTTTCCACCCCGGCTGTGAAGCGACATGGCCGATGCGCATCCTCTCCCTCTACAGCGCTCCGTTCCGGATCAAGCATGCACCGCCTGGCAAACGCGAAGACTTTGGCCCCGTGCTGACCGCCGAGATCGCGCTCGGTGCAGATGGCCCGCTGAGCGGCGGCAGTTTGCCAGGTGACCTCACGCGCTGGATGGCTGTGCCTTGGCAAACAGACACGGCGAGCTGCCGTTCCGGCTATGAGCCGAAGATCAATAAATACCTCCCCACCTTCTGGCCGGCGCGCGTGCCGAATCACGTGCTCAGTGAGGAGAACTACAAGATCGTCATGAATGAGAACTTGACCATGCCGGAGCGCCAAGACGCCTTCGACACACGCACCGACTGGCTGGAAGCGTTCCCGTCGTCGACCAAGAACCTCAACCGTTTTGTGGAAGACTGGTACAAAGTCGGCGTGATCGTCCGCCAAGACGGACCGGCCGACACCAAGCGCTTCCCATCCTCGATTCATGTGGAAATGGGGAACGAACTGAAGACAAAGTGA